TCAAAAAAACGGCAAAAATACGAAtgttggtcaaaaaaattttGTAACTGATTTGAAAtcttttattgtttgtttttacttCTGGAGTGTTTTTTCCGCGAATatcttttttggaaaaacaaaattgagggTAAAACAAGGTAATGTCAGTTCGTTGCCATAGCAACAGGTTTGTTTACGCGTCGTTTTGGGTCAAGAAACGCGCATAATATCGCAATTTTCGCCATGATTTTCCGCGTCGATTTTCCCTTGGGAGACTAGGATCTAGTTTGTGTTTCTGACTTCGTTCCCAGTGTCTTTTGAGCAAACCGCCGCCATATTTACTGGTTTGTGGATCGTGACAGAATGCCAAAAGCTAAATTTGCTTCTCAAAGGCGAAGGAAAAGAAAGTTTCATGGGAATAGATTTACAAATAGAAAGAATTACAATAACAGAGGCTTAATCAGTTCGTCGAATACTCGAGTTGACGATGAAGCAAAAGAATGTTTGTCTGCATCTTACCGAAAGCTAAATATCGAACAAAAGAAGATCGAAGAAAAGAAACCAGTAGATAAATCGGAGAAAACATCTACTTCTAGCTGTGATGCAACGATTACAGGGTTCAGACTCTTTGACATGGAAGTGTTGTGCAATGTGCTCTCGCTATTGAGGTGTCATGAATGTGGTGAGTCGAGTCTTTTGTTTATGGAAGATGAAATTTATAGAAAGGGCTGTGCCTCAAGTTTGCGTTTACTGTGTGAGAACTGTGGCTGGATTTACTCCTTTTACACCTCAAAACAACAAGGGAAGGGCTTCGAGGTGAACAGGCGCATTATTTATAGCATGAGAACCCTTGGAAAGGGGCACTCTGGTGCTAAAAAATTTTGTAGTTTGATGAATATGCCCCCACCACCAGCTCCAAACAATTATGCGAAGATTTCGAAGGTGATTACCACTTGTTTGCAGTTCAttgcaaaggaaaaaatgagcAAAGCAGCTGAGGAAATACGAATTCTAAAGGGGCAAAATGACCCTCCTGTAACTGAACCTGTTGACTGTGGTGTTTCTTTTGATGGCACATGGCAGAAACGAGGGTTTTCATCAAGGAATGGATGTGTTACTGCCATCTCTACTGATACAGGAAAGGTGCTTGATGATGAAGCCCTTAGCCAAGCATGTAAGCAGTGTGATCTACATGAACATTTAGGCAAGAACAGTGAGGAATATCGGAGATGGCAGGCAGACCATACCACCCGCAAAGCCAATTTTAAAGGTTCTGCACCAGCCATGGAACCAGAAGATGTCAACCGTATATTTAGGCGCTCTGTGAAACTGCATAACTTGCGTTATACAGAATATTACGGAGATGGTGATAGCAAAAGTTTTAGTAGAGTAAAGGATGTGTACCAAGCTTCAGGAATTACAGTTGAAAAGAAAGAGTGCATCGGCCATGTGCAAAAAAGGGTGGGCACAACACTTCGCAAGTTGAAGCGCAAAAACCCAG
Above is a window of Montipora capricornis isolate CH-2021 chromosome 6, ASM3666992v2, whole genome shotgun sequence DNA encoding:
- the LOC138051790 gene encoding uncharacterized protein; this encodes MPKAKFASQRRRKRKFHGNRFTNRKNYNNRGLISSSNTRVDDEAKECLSASYRKLNIEQKKIEEKKPVDKSEKTSTSSCDATITGFRLFDMEVLCNVLSLLRCHECGESSLLFMEDEIYRKGCASSLRLLCENCGWIYSFYTSKQQGKGFEVNRRIIYSMRTLGKGHSGAKKFCSLMNMPPPPAPNNYAKISKVITTCLQFIAKEKMSKAAEEIRILKGQNDPPVTEPVDCGVSFDGTWQKRGFSSRNGCVTAISTDTGKVLDDEALSQACKQCDLHEHLGKNSEEYRRWQADHTTRKANFKGSAPAMEPEDVNRIFRRSVKLHNLRYTEYYGDGDSKSFSRVKDVYQASGITVEKKECIGHVQKRVGTTLRKLKRKNPGLGGKKGKLTTDSTIDKLQNYYGIAIRANVGNLTGMKKAIHASFMHCASSESRPLHDHCPIGSTSWCKYQRD